The DNA window CGTAAGTTTTCTTTTTCCAAAAAATTTAATTACTAAAATAATAAGCATAATAGCAAAAATTAAAAAGTATGCGATTGTACTCATGCTCTTAAGTAGACTGAAACTGCCAGTTATTGTTACAACACTTTTGATAATTCCGGTTAAGTCACTACTATATAGCCTATTACAGTGTTTTTTTTACATAATCCATTAATCCTACTATAAAAGGCAAAATACAGAGATGGCTAAATGGTATAATAAGCTTACCGAGTTTGTTTAGAAAATATGCTAAAGGAAACATTAATAATACCTATAAAAATGAAGCTATCATTGGTGGTGTTTCCAAATCCTATGTTGGTTACGTTTTTCATTCTTTCTAATTATTTCAAGATTTATATTTAATGCTACCAAACAAAACTAATTTAGCTGGCTTAATAAAAAGTTCGGTATTGAGAATCAGAACTAATTGGCTTTACTATTTTTAAGATAAGTGTTGGGTGTGATTCCTTCAATCTTTTTAAAAAACGTATTGAAGACTGTTTTAGAATTAAAACCACTATCGTAGGCAACAGCCATTATGGTTAACTCGCTATTTTCCTCTAGAATTATGCGGTCTTTAAATTCTTCAACTCTATAAATATTAATATATTCGGCGAAGTTTTTTTGAAAACCTTGATTTAACAATTGAGATACATAATTTGCTGGAAGTTCGAGATAAGATGCTAGATCCTTTAATGACAGGTCTGGGTTTAAATACAGTTTATAATCCATCATTATTTGTTCGAGATCAGTTGAATATCTATTAATTTCAACATCACTTAGCAGTGATTGCTTATACTTTTTTGAAAACTTATAATTGTTGTTATCTGGAATTGCTCTAAGCATTATTTCTTTAAACCTTTTGTGATTTTTTATTGGCTTAAGAATTGGTGATGGATTTAATATTAAAATTAAAGGCAAACGGCTATTGTATGCTTGTTCTATTAAATCAACTACCTTTTCATTATTACCTAGCAAGGCATTTACTAGTATCAAAAAAGTAAGTGCCTTATCTACAAGTGCTGTTGTTAAATAAGTCTCTAATTCTTTTAATCCATCATTGCACTTTTCCGTTTCATTGAGCTTTGCATAACACATGGTTTCACCTCCTAATTTGGTAAGGTCTATCACAGAAATACCTTTCAGTGAACCAAAATATGCCAAAGCTTCATTTGATTTACCTAGCATTAATAAACTAATTCCTAAATAAATTGGTGGAAAGGGTAGCATAGGATCTAAATCCAATGCTTTTTTCAGATAAGGTATTGCAGAGTCATATTCTTCTTTCAAGTAATACAAAAACCCCTTATAATGATGGTTTATGGCCGCATAAGGGTCTAACTGTAACGCTTTATCAAGGTAATTACGTGCTGCATCTAATTTTCCTTCTACTGTTAAAAAGTTGGAAATGGTTAAGTAAATATCATCTGTTGGTTGCATCTCTAAAGCATTATTAGCATGTTCATAAGCCTTCTTCAGATTCCAATTTTGCCAACATTCTATCCAAGACAAATTCAATTGAGACCTTGATGAATAGGGATCAAGTTCTAAGGCTTTCTGTAAATAAGGCTGGGCCTTTTTGTATGCTTCAAATGCAGGTAAAAGCCCCATGGTTCCCATATACGTATAGCCTTGATTAATATCAAGATAAGAATTTGGGAAATTTGGTGCTTTTTTAATAATGTCTTCAAATATTTCAATTGCCTTACACGTATTATCATAACCTAATTTCATTAAAAAATACCGACCCTTAAGGTATTCTCTGTAAATAGCTACGGGAACATCTAGTGGCTCAACGAGCTTATCTTCAATTTCAATATGACCAATATATTCTCTTAGTCTTTCAGCTATAAAAAGACTAATTTCATCTTGTACAGCAAAAATATCACCCACTTGTCTGTCAAAAGTTTCGGACCAAAAGTGAAAATCATTTTCGGCATCAATCATCTGAACCGTGATTCTCATTTTATTGCGAGAGACTCTAACACTTCCTTCAATAAAGGTTGCAACATTTAATTTTTCTCTTATTGCATGAGAGGTAACTTTTTTATTTTTAAAATAAAAAGAAGAAGTTCTAGACGTTACTAACAAATCCTTAATTTTTGCCAGTGCATTAATAATTTCTTCGGTAATACCATCGCAGAAATATTCATTATCAATAGTATTGCTTATATTGACAAAGGGTAATACTGCTATTGTTTTTTGGTTGGTCAATTTCGTCTTTTAACTCAAACAAATGTATAAAATAAATGTCTATATGAATTCTCAAAAATATTTCTATACAATCATTCTACACACATAATGCTTCCCACCTACTATTGTATACATTTGTTTTATTAAATGGCATTCTCAAAATCAAAAAAATTTATTCCCTTTTAAGAATTTAATATTTTACTCTTAAGGTGTTGTCTATTAAATTTTCATCTAATCGTGTTCCAAAAGGATCAATAGAAAGATAAACAGGTTTCTCTTTTACTATAATTTTAAGCTCTGTTAATTCTTTAGTAATCTGATGTGATTTGTAATATAAAATTGAGTTGTCCTCCTTACTAACCTCTGAAGGATGTTTTGAAAACACACCAATTTTAATGGGTTCATTTATTGTGATTTTTTTTATTTCTCTGTTATCTAAAGTTTTAAAACGTTTGGCATTTATGATAGCTGAAATTTCAAAAGTACCATTAGATAATTCAATATAAGATGCGTCGTCTACTTTTAAATCATAAGTAATAACTTTTTTAAACCAATCATTTACTAAAGATTTAAGCTCTATTGGTGTTACTTTAAAAATTTCATCTAACAATTCGAGAGTGGTCGCTTCAAACTTGTTTGTTGAACGATATCTATCTGTCATTATTTTTAATACGTTATTAACTTGCTTTTCGCCAATTAAATCTCGTAAACCTAGCATTACTGTCAATGCTTTTCCGTAAGAAATATAACTTTGTCCGTCTATTTTATAAACTGGTGGTTCAATGTCTCCTTCAAAAGCTCTTCCAGTGAAATATCTGCTCCTTGCATTTTCAGTTAAGGTATATAATGCACTTTTTCCATACATTTTTTCTAATACAATAGCTTCTGTATATTTAGCAAATCCTTCAGTAAATAATGATCCTCCTGGTACTGGTTTTGCAGAAAGTGTGTGTCCCCAATACTGATGTGAAACTTCATGAATTGTTCTTTTTGCAACGACATTAAATGTCTCATCATCACTAACATCAGACAAATATAATCTGTCTTCTACCATACTAATTACTCCTGGATGCGCAAATCCTGCAAAGGGCCAATAGGAAGGAACTTCTGCAATTCTTACATGGTCAAAAGCATAGTCTCCAAAATTTTCTTGACAATAGTCTAATGTCTCTTTTACGCTGTTTTCAATGTCTTGAATATTAAAGTCATGATTTTCATCATAATATTGCTCAATTGAAATACCGTTATAATCTATCTTTTTAGTACTGTATTTAGCAGAAATATATCCGACTTCTGGTAAAATCTTTTCACTCGATTTATAATGAAAATAGTTTCTGTTATTATCGATCCATTTTTTTACTAAACGTCCAGAACTTATGGCGGTTTGATCATTAGATGTAGAGATAATGGTTTCGAATCTTACTTTTTCATATTTGATATCTTCTAAAACAATATGTGCGTCCGAATTATCTTCTTCAACACGTACTGGTAAATTTCTTTTTTTACGTTCGATATTATTTTTAATCTCGAATGATGTTGTATAGCCCAAAATAGGTTCAAAATTGGCAAATCGATTTAAATAAGTCCCGTTGATTTCATTTGAATGGTCTTCTTCATAGCCTTTTACTTCTTTTTTTAATGTATAAGTATACTTCACAGAATCGCTTGGCTGTAAAGGTGTATCATATTTGAATACATACGTTCCATAGTAAGTATCATGCGATACCAACTGTGCGTTTTCTATAGTAATTGAATCTAACGGAATTCTTTCAGTGATGAAAAGAATCGACATAGGTTGCTCGCTTTTATTTTTAATCATATAATCAGCTGACACTCTTATAACTCTCTCTTTTGGAAAGATATCAACTTTTGTCTTTTTTGAAGTCGGAATTAATCTTTCAATATCCTCATATGCCTTGTATTTTCGTTCATAGCCTTCACTAAAATCTAATTTATTGCTCACAGTTTCATAATCTGAAACAATATTTACATTGTAAAATATCAAGCTTCCAAAACCTATAAATAGAACAATTAAGAGCGATGTTGTTAATTTTTGAATAGATGTCCAATTATAAAAGAGTTGATTTAATTTCACTGAAAAGCTAGCAATCACTCCTCTATTCCAAATTTTAAATGATAATACAGATAATAATAAACCAAAAGCCAGCCAATACATTGCTAAATGATTAAACAAACTTGAACCACCATAAAAACCATTGATATTTGTGTAAGAAATTCTCGGCATAAATCCAATACTAGTCAAAGGGTGTTCTAAACCTATGACACTAGATTTTGTGCATAACAATACAATGAATCCGAAGATTCCCATTCCCATATATTTGGTTTTTGCTAGACTGCTAATAAATAAGGCAATCATTGCATAAATACCTAATTGTAATCCGTAATGATAATATAGAGATGCATAAAGACTAAATTCGAAGTTAGAATATCCTAACGCTACTTGAAAAGCGATGCACATTAAAATCCCTGTAGTTATTAAAATAACTGGTAGTAATAGTATGGCGAAAAATTTAGACAAAAAGAATACGCTATTCTTTGTTGGCACAGCATCAATAATTAAATTAAAGTGCAAACTACGTTCTTTCCATACAATTTCGGAACTATAAAAAATGATTAAGATTAAACTGAATATAGTTAATGGATTTACTATTAAATCTATCAGTTGGTTTGTAAATGGATATATACTAACTCCATATTCACTTCCGCTTATTACTATAGAATATAATTCTGAAAACACAATAAACAACCACATAATTAAGACTGCAATAAATGGTAAGCTTTTAAAAACACTTTTTAATTCTAGTTTTAATAAAGAAAAAAATGCTTTATGTTGAGCTTTAAATCCATGTGTGTTCTGTATTGGTTTATAGGCTATTAATTCTTTACTTGCATTTTTTATTTTTTTATCTTTCTTTACTTTTTTAGTGATTTTTCTAAAAGAGAATATTCGGTAAGTTCCAAATAAAATACCAATTGAAACGAATATCCAAACCAGCCGGTTAAGTAAGAATAATCCTGAAAAAGATAGTAATTGTGTATTCTTTTGAAAAGGAGTCCAGAATTGTGTTTGCTCAAAAAATGCAGCAATTCCAAATGGATCTGCAATAGCAGCAATAGCCATGCTTTCTGGTGATGCCGGAACGGCTTGTGCTAACATAGGTGAATTTAAAAAGAGTGAGCTTACAAAATATAGCATGTAAACAAATACAGCACTTACATAAGTTGCTGTATTGTTTTTTGTAAGTGT is part of the Psychroserpens ponticola genome and encodes:
- a CDS encoding helix-turn-helix domain-containing protein encodes the protein MTNQKTIAVLPFVNISNTIDNEYFCDGITEEIINALAKIKDLLVTSRTSSFYFKNKKVTSHAIREKLNVATFIEGSVRVSRNKMRITVQMIDAENDFHFWSETFDRQVGDIFAVQDEISLFIAERLREYIGHIEIEDKLVEPLDVPVAIYREYLKGRYFLMKLGYDNTCKAIEIFEDIIKKAPNFPNSYLDINQGYTYMGTMGLLPAFEAYKKAQPYLQKALELDPYSSRSQLNLSWIECWQNWNLKKAYEHANNALEMQPTDDIYLTISNFLTVEGKLDAARNYLDKALQLDPYAAINHHYKGFLYYLKEEYDSAIPYLKKALDLDPMLPFPPIYLGISLLMLGKSNEALAYFGSLKGISVIDLTKLGGETMCYAKLNETEKCNDGLKELETYLTTALVDKALTFLILVNALLGNNEKVVDLIEQAYNSRLPLILILNPSPILKPIKNHKRFKEIMLRAIPDNNNYKFSKKYKQSLLSDVEINRYSTDLEQIMMDYKLYLNPDLSLKDLASYLELPANYVSQLLNQGFQKNFAEYINIYRVEEFKDRIILEENSELTIMAVAYDSGFNSKTVFNTFFKKIEGITPNTYLKNSKAN
- a CDS encoding ABC transporter permease/M1 family aminopeptidase, producing MFKQLFNFEIFYQLKQRAFPIFAILFLALGVFVGRQGFAPKGVNFNSVYQVYFHTSLFTLGSVFIIMFFAISAILRDKQHNMESLVYSSSIKKAQYFWSRFLGTFTFSVLAFSPFIIGYIIGNYFSDLDPERISDFQLLTYLQPWLYIVLPNVFFCSAIIFSVSTLTKNNTATYVSAVFVYMLYFVSSLFLNSPMLAQAVPASPESMAIAAIADPFGIAAFFEQTQFWTPFQKNTQLLSFSGLFLLNRLVWIFVSIGILFGTYRIFSFRKITKKVKKDKKIKNASKELIAYKPIQNTHGFKAQHKAFFSLLKLELKSVFKSLPFIAVLIMWLFIVFSELYSIVISGSEYGVSIYPFTNQLIDLIVNPLTIFSLILIIFYSSEIVWKERSLHFNLIIDAVPTKNSVFFLSKFFAILLLPVILITTGILMCIAFQVALGYSNFEFSLYASLYYHYGLQLGIYAMIALFISSLAKTKYMGMGIFGFIVLLCTKSSVIGLEHPLTSIGFMPRISYTNINGFYGGSSLFNHLAMYWLAFGLLLSVLSFKIWNRGVIASFSVKLNQLFYNWTSIQKLTTSLLIVLFIGFGSLIFYNVNIVSDYETVSNKLDFSEGYERKYKAYEDIERLIPTSKKTKVDIFPKERVIRVSADYMIKNKSEQPMSILFITERIPLDSITIENAQLVSHDTYYGTYVFKYDTPLQPSDSVKYTYTLKKEVKGYEEDHSNEINGTYLNRFANFEPILGYTTSFEIKNNIERKKRNLPVRVEEDNSDAHIVLEDIKYEKVRFETIISTSNDQTAISSGRLVKKWIDNNRNYFHYKSSEKILPEVGYISAKYSTKKIDYNGISIEQYYDENHDFNIQDIENSVKETLDYCQENFGDYAFDHVRIAEVPSYWPFAGFAHPGVISMVEDRLYLSDVSDDETFNVVAKRTIHEVSHQYWGHTLSAKPVPGGSLFTEGFAKYTEAIVLEKMYGKSALYTLTENARSRYFTGRAFEGDIEPPVYKIDGQSYISYGKALTVMLGLRDLIGEKQVNNVLKIMTDRYRSTNKFEATTLELLDEIFKVTPIELKSLVNDWFKKVITYDLKVDDASYIELSNGTFEISAIINAKRFKTLDNREIKKITINEPIKIGVFSKHPSEVSKEDNSILYYKSHQITKELTELKIIVKEKPVYLSIDPFGTRLDENLIDNTLRVKY